The genomic stretch AAAGGTCTCAACATAACTATTCCTCATAAAACAGAAGTGATAGGTTACCTTAATGAAATCACTCAGGCAGCTAAGCTTATTGGTGCAGTAAACACCCTCAAATTTCATAAAAACAAAATATCAGGTTTCAACACCGATGGTATGGGTGCAGTGAAGGCCATTGAAGAGGTAATTCCTGTTAAGGGGAAAAAGATTATTATAATAGGTGCTGGTGGTGCAGCAAGGGCAATATCATTCCAATTACTCTTCAATGGCGCGGGTGAGGTTTTAATTGCCAACCGCACCATCGAAAATGCAACTAAACTATCTGATAACCTTCGGGAACACTTCCCCACATCAGTAAGCAGTTTGGGGCTGGATGATAAACTTAAAGAAGAATTGAAGGATGCAGATGTACTAATAAATACCACACCGGTGGGAATGCATCCCTATGAGAATCAAAAACCCATTGTAAACCGGGATATGATGCATCGTGATCTGGTGGTGAATGATATAGTATACAACCCACTAAAGACCAGTCTTCTGATTGAAGCTCGCAAAGCAGGGGCAAAAACAATCACTGGTGCTAAAATGCTTATCTATCAGGGAATGGAGGCTTTTCGCATATGGACCGGGGTCACGCCCTCCTATAAAATATTCGAAGAAGCATTAATGAAGGGATTGGGTTATTAAGAAAATCGAATCTGAGTTTTCAGGTTTTAAAACAATTAGGATTTCTAAAATAGACAATTGATCGGATTATTAGAGAAATACGAGTTAATAATGCTATAAAATAGTTCTTTAGAGGTATTTTAATGGATAACCTGCCATCCACAGACAATCACATACACGTGGACCCGGTAAACGGTGAGGGACCCCAGACAGTTGCAGTGAAATTCCACAGATCAGGTGGCACTGCCATGATCATTCCCAACAAACCTACCTGGACAGTAAGCCCTCAGTGTGATTTCAAGGAGGCCATGGAACTTGTAATAAGGTATGTGGCTGAAATCAACCGTGAAACCGAAGTGAAAGCCTTTGCAGTGGTGGGAGCCCATCCCGCCGAACTCAGCCGCCGAGTTGAAGCCGGGATGGAATTGGCCCAGGCTGAGGAACTCATGAGAAGAGCCCTGGAAACAGCCCAGAGCATGGTGTTAGAGGGAAGAGCCGTGGGCATTGGTGAAATTGGCAGACCACATTATCCAGTTTCCACAGAGGAGATGGAAGCCCATAACCGTATCATGGTGTATGCCATGGAACTGGCCCGAGAGGCAGATTGCCCAGTGCAATTGCACACCGAGAGTGCCTCAGAAGAAAATTTCAAAGAATTCGCAGACATGGCCAGAAAAGCCCATTTAAAGGAAGAAAAAGTTATCAAACATTTCTCAGGACCTTATATACTCCCTGAGGAAAATCATGGTCTGACACC from Methanobacteriaceae archaeon encodes the following:
- a CDS encoding TatD family hydrolase; translated protein: MDNLPSTDNHIHVDPVNGEGPQTVAVKFHRSGGTAMIIPNKPTWTVSPQCDFKEAMELVIRYVAEINRETEVKAFAVVGAHPAELSRRVEAGMELAQAEELMRRALETAQSMVLEGRAVGIGEIGRPHYPVSTEEMEAHNRIMVYAMELAREADCPVQLHTESASEENFKEFADMARKAHLKEEKVIKHFSGPYILPEENHGLTPSLIASGDVMRQALRKGKNFLMETDYLDDLNRPGAVLGPKTVPRRTRKLLNAGLITEEDAFKIHVERVERLYNIDMGY
- a CDS encoding shikimate dehydrogenase, whose translation is MITGKTAVVGIMGDPVEHSLSPSMHNAAFKDLKMDYVYVPFHVKRGELAPAIAGARSMGIKGLNITIPHKTEVIGYLNEITQAAKLIGAVNTLKFHKNKISGFNTDGMGAVKAIEEVIPVKGKKIIIIGAGGAARAISFQLLFNGAGEVLIANRTIENATKLSDNLREHFPTSVSSLGLDDKLKEELKDADVLINTTPVGMHPYENQKPIVNRDMMHRDLVVNDIVYNPLKTSLLIEARKAGAKTITGAKMLIYQGMEAFRIWTGVTPSYKIFEEALMKGLGY